A genomic window from Acidimicrobiales bacterium includes:
- a CDS encoding SNF2-related protein, whose amino-acid sequence MENKLDRIAWEAAVAADAGGWASDAERVALGADPLRWAAALRLLIHETDDALRAAASIAGEERQQVLSDLDEERQRLSAALLRVAGDTIDLPALGPAGGNGAGPHHNSAAGAETAASADGAAPEESEPGSCLLQASWGEGRVVVWAGGPGAVPGPDDLDELLAKADAAGIGWERHASVATPGGQCDALSAPLSQTLGWLVGIGGGDVREGVAPSLRWMGEVALWGTELVAQGRMVPVIRGTSSGGASATKPTGSRHRVRWVPALISRERLHGLVTRMPGAVGAVQTGLQSDAVCRSLLAAVVDAVSRAGAGRLVAPAAAPHSRTRAEIAEAVLSGLDGRPFVADAEPASRVGEDLKRWAAPVTANHRVGLLVRLDPPEFDGGWQLSVEATGVDKHPMPVEHALVVASGTKSQQVEAQLRRLERLIPALRRPSTRRGQVVLDGDEAVELMFNIGQALGPAGFDVMLPKVSARRPSPQLRLYADAIGGPSQVGVQQLANVRWSVFFDDVELDAAGIAALAREAQPLVKVRGRWVHIDRADLAAAAAALAERSSITQLSGAAVIRQAIGLEGTALGGAVRVDGSGWAADLLRGATTHAPAPIDTPDGFNGQLRSYQAEAASWLGFLDRAGLGGCLAMDMGLGKTPTLLAHLLVDHGHGPTLVICPPAVLGNWAEEAARFTRGLKVSMHHGPRRAEGESIGRLAATSDVVLTTYATAVRDIDALSAITWRRVVVDEAQVIKNHQSETARELRRLQAHSRIALTGTPVENGLGDLWAILDFTNPGLVGPRNAFIEKLSRNTDASVAPVPQAGSAARASEENALRALNGLLIFRRTKNEPEIAAELPDKVDKLDHCSMTAEQIGLYQAVIDRLIAGGLDGDSNARKGQVLAAITALKQICDHPAAYLGAEDEQDTLVARSGKLARLEELVHDVFAAGERILIFTHFARWGERMATHLSERTGVKIGCYHGGLSRTVRDSLITKFQEGTGPGALVLSIKAGGSGLNLTAANHVVLYDRWWNPAVEDQARDRAWRIGQDKTVMCHRLVCPGTVDERVEEIVAGKRRVAGMVLPARSSLGDLDAAQLRSVLGLREDQLVEEESTDESGEEVAA is encoded by the coding sequence GTGGAGAACAAGCTGGACCGTATCGCCTGGGAAGCAGCGGTTGCTGCCGACGCCGGAGGGTGGGCCTCCGACGCTGAGCGCGTCGCGCTCGGAGCCGATCCCCTCCGTTGGGCCGCGGCCTTGCGACTCCTGATCCACGAGACCGACGACGCGCTCCGCGCGGCCGCCTCGATCGCCGGAGAGGAACGTCAGCAGGTCCTTTCCGACCTCGACGAGGAGCGGCAGCGACTGTCAGCCGCCTTGCTGCGGGTCGCCGGGGACACCATCGACCTCCCCGCTCTCGGGCCCGCGGGCGGCAACGGTGCCGGACCCCACCACAACAGTGCAGCCGGCGCCGAGACCGCCGCGAGCGCGGACGGCGCTGCCCCCGAGGAGTCCGAGCCGGGGTCCTGCCTGCTCCAGGCTTCCTGGGGCGAGGGACGCGTGGTCGTGTGGGCCGGCGGTCCCGGCGCGGTTCCCGGACCGGACGACCTCGACGAGCTCCTCGCGAAGGCCGACGCAGCGGGTATCGGCTGGGAGCGCCACGCCTCCGTCGCGACCCCCGGCGGGCAGTGCGACGCCCTATCGGCGCCGCTGTCGCAGACCCTCGGGTGGCTCGTGGGCATCGGCGGGGGAGACGTGCGGGAGGGTGTCGCACCGAGCCTCCGCTGGATGGGCGAGGTCGCCCTCTGGGGTACCGAGCTGGTCGCACAAGGCCGCATGGTTCCGGTGATCAGAGGCACGTCGTCGGGAGGTGCGTCCGCTACGAAGCCGACCGGGTCGCGTCACCGCGTCCGCTGGGTTCCGGCCCTGATCTCCCGCGAACGCCTCCACGGGCTCGTGACCCGAATGCCGGGCGCGGTCGGTGCGGTGCAGACGGGATTGCAGTCGGATGCCGTGTGTCGTTCGCTGCTCGCCGCGGTCGTCGACGCCGTTTCGAGGGCCGGGGCGGGACGGCTGGTCGCTCCGGCTGCAGCCCCGCATTCCCGGACTCGTGCCGAGATAGCGGAGGCCGTGCTCTCGGGTCTGGACGGTCGACCGTTCGTCGCCGACGCCGAGCCGGCGTCGAGAGTCGGCGAGGACCTCAAGCGATGGGCGGCACCAGTCACCGCGAATCACCGCGTCGGTCTGCTCGTAAGGCTCGACCCACCGGAATTCGACGGCGGGTGGCAGCTGTCCGTCGAAGCGACGGGCGTGGACAAGCACCCGATGCCGGTGGAACACGCTCTGGTCGTTGCGTCCGGTACCAAGTCGCAGCAGGTCGAAGCCCAGCTGCGCCGGCTCGAGCGCCTCATCCCCGCGCTGCGTCGCCCGTCGACGAGACGCGGGCAGGTCGTGCTCGACGGCGACGAGGCGGTGGAGCTCATGTTCAACATCGGCCAGGCCCTCGGCCCCGCCGGCTTCGATGTGATGCTCCCCAAGGTCTCGGCTCGCCGGCCGAGCCCGCAGCTGCGTCTCTACGCCGACGCGATCGGAGGACCGTCGCAGGTCGGCGTGCAGCAGCTTGCCAACGTGCGCTGGTCCGTGTTCTTCGACGACGTGGAACTAGACGCAGCGGGGATCGCAGCACTGGCCCGTGAGGCGCAGCCGCTCGTGAAGGTACGAGGTCGATGGGTTCACATCGATCGTGCCGACCTTGCTGCTGCTGCTGCTGCCTTGGCCGAACGCTCGTCGATCACCCAGCTTTCCGGTGCGGCGGTGATCCGCCAGGCCATAGGTCTCGAGGGCACCGCGCTCGGCGGTGCGGTCAGGGTCGACGGAAGCGGCTGGGCGGCGGACCTTCTGCGCGGTGCCACGACCCACGCGCCGGCGCCGATAGACACGCCCGACGGTTTCAACGGCCAGCTCCGCAGCTACCAGGCGGAGGCTGCGAGTTGGCTCGGGTTCCTGGACCGTGCGGGTCTGGGCGGGTGCCTCGCGATGGACATGGGCCTCGGCAAGACGCCCACTCTCCTCGCGCATCTGCTCGTCGATCACGGGCACGGCCCCACACTCGTCATCTGCCCGCCCGCGGTTCTCGGCAACTGGGCGGAGGAGGCGGCGAGGTTCACCCGCGGACTGAAGGTGTCCATGCACCACGGCCCGCGCCGAGCCGAAGGCGAGTCGATCGGCAGGCTCGCCGCGACATCCGACGTGGTTCTGACGACTTACGCGACCGCCGTGCGCGACATCGACGCGCTGTCGGCGATCACGTGGCGCCGTGTCGTCGTGGACGAGGCACAAGTAATCAAGAACCACCAAAGCGAGACCGCGCGCGAGCTCCGGCGGCTGCAGGCCCATTCGCGAATCGCCCTCACCGGGACCCCGGTGGAGAACGGGCTGGGCGACCTCTGGGCCATTCTCGATTTCACCAATCCCGGGTTGGTTGGCCCGCGCAACGCGTTCATCGAGAAGCTGTCTCGCAACACTGATGCGAGTGTCGCACCCGTCCCTCAGGCGGGATCAGCGGCACGAGCCTCCGAGGAGAACGCGCTGCGCGCTCTGAACGGTCTGTTGATCTTCCGCCGCACCAAGAACGAGCCGGAGATCGCCGCGGAGCTTCCGGACAAGGTTGACAAGCTCGACCACTGCTCGATGACTGCCGAGCAGATCGGTCTCTACCAGGCCGTCATCGACAGGCTCATTGCCGGCGGGCTCGACGGGGACTCGAACGCGAGAAAGGGCCAGGTGCTCGCGGCGATCACCGCCCTCAAGCAGATCTGCGACCACCCGGCGGCCTACCTCGGCGCGGAGGACGAGCAGGACACCCTTGTCGCGCGCAGCGGCAAGCTCGCCCGGCTCGAAGAACTCGTGCACGACGTGTTCGCCGCCGGCGAGCGCATCCTCATCTTCACCCACTTCGCCAGGTGGGGGGAGCGCATGGCGACGCACCTCAGCGAGAGGACCGGTGTCAAGATCGGCTGCTACCACGGCGGACTCTCGCGTACGGTCAGGGACTCGCTCATCACCAAGTTCCAGGAAGGCACCGGGCCCGGAGCCCTGGTGTTGTCGATCAAGGCAGGAGGGTCCGGGCTCAACCTCACCGCTGCCAACCACGTCGTGCTCTACGACCGGTGGTGGAACCCCGCCGTCGAGGACCAGGCACGTGACCGCGCGTGGCGGATCGGCCAGGACAAGACCGTCATGTGCCACCGGTTGGTGTGCCCAGGCACGGTGGACGAGCGGGTGGAGGAGATCGTCGCCGGCAAGAGGCGCGTCGCCGGCATGGTGCTCCCGGCCCGCAGCAGCCTCGGCGATCTCGACGCGGCGCAACTGCGTTCGGTGCTCGGTCTGCGCGAGGACCAGCTGGTCGAGGAAGAGTCGACCGACGAGAGCGGCGAGGAGGTGGCAGCATGA
- a CDS encoding NAD(P)-dependent oxidoreductase, with protein sequence MTGVDLDGKKILVVGATGMVASPIVRHLAKNSKVWGAARFRDANARKSLESAGVTTVALDLSEPDLSVLPQGLDYVINLAVTHAPDFPSALASNAENLGLLMAHCRDAKAFLHCSSTGVYQENGPHPMRETDPLGDNHRVLLPTYSISKIAAEVVARLSARLHGLPTVIARLNVPFGECIAWPSIHLECILSGQPIQVLPGEESVYSPIHSDDIIRQIPLLLGIADVPAPTVNWAGPDVVSVQEWCRYLGELVGSEPVFEETEFALPSVAVDVTLMNELIGPSRVHWKDGMRRMVEARVAS encoded by the coding sequence ATGACAGGCGTGGACCTCGACGGGAAGAAGATCCTTGTGGTCGGCGCGACCGGAATGGTCGCATCGCCCATCGTCCGTCACCTCGCCAAGAACAGCAAGGTGTGGGGCGCCGCGAGGTTCCGCGACGCGAACGCCAGGAAGTCGCTCGAAAGCGCGGGCGTCACGACCGTGGCCCTCGACCTGTCGGAGCCGGACTTATCGGTCCTCCCGCAGGGGCTTGACTACGTGATCAACCTGGCGGTCACCCACGCCCCCGACTTCCCCTCCGCGCTCGCGTCGAACGCCGAGAACCTCGGTCTGCTGATGGCCCACTGCCGGGACGCGAAGGCGTTCCTGCATTGCTCCTCGACGGGCGTGTACCAGGAGAATGGCCCTCACCCCATGCGCGAGACAGATCCTCTCGGTGACAACCACAGGGTTCTGCTGCCGACATACAGCATCTCGAAGATCGCGGCGGAGGTCGTTGCGAGACTCAGCGCGCGCCTGCATGGTCTGCCCACAGTGATCGCCCGGCTCAACGTTCCCTTCGGTGAGTGCATCGCCTGGCCCTCGATCCACCTCGAGTGCATCCTCTCCGGTCAGCCGATCCAGGTGCTGCCGGGAGAGGAGAGCGTGTACTCGCCCATCCACAGCGACGACATCATCCGCCAGATCCCGCTCCTCCTCGGCATCGCAGACGTGCCCGCACCCACGGTCAACTGGGCCGGCCCCGACGTCGTCAGCGTCCAGGAATGGTGCCGGTACCTGGGGGAGCTCGTCGGCTCCGAACCCGTCTTCGAGGAGACCGAGTTCGCGCTGCCGAGCGTGGCCGTCGACGTCACCCTGATGAACGAGCTGATCGGGCCCTCCCGGGTCCACTGGAAGGACGGCATGCGACGGATGGTCGAGGCGCGGGTCGCCAGCTAG
- a CDS encoding acyl-CoA dehydrogenase family protein — MDFSLSEEQAAVVESVEKVFTGHLTDERRAQVQAAGEGFDRALWAALADANLLGLAVDESDGGSGYGFAEVAMLLEQAGLAAAPVPLWAALVLGGLPVAKFGSPEIRRELLPPLCTGEKILTAALIEAGTDPTRPLTTAHREGAGWILHGTKICVAAGSVADEVLVPAATGEGEVSILVVDPSAPGVSLTRLETTTGIPEARFDFDGVTVTGDRILGGQGAGREILEWLLPRATAGLCSLMAGTCKAAVDLTATYAASRQQFGRVIATFQAVGQRAADAYIDAEAVQLTARQAVWRLSDGRQADEQVAIAKFWAAEGGQRVVHAAQHIHGGVGVDRSYPLHRYFLAAKQLELTLGGATASLVSLGEMMAARPA, encoded by the coding sequence ATGGACTTTTCGTTGAGCGAAGAGCAGGCGGCGGTCGTCGAGTCCGTGGAGAAGGTCTTCACCGGCCATCTCACCGATGAACGCAGAGCGCAGGTGCAGGCTGCCGGCGAGGGATTCGACCGCGCGCTGTGGGCCGCTCTGGCCGACGCCAACCTCCTCGGTCTCGCGGTGGACGAGTCCGACGGCGGGAGCGGCTACGGGTTCGCCGAGGTCGCGATGCTCCTGGAGCAGGCCGGTCTGGCCGCCGCGCCCGTCCCGCTATGGGCCGCGCTGGTCCTCGGTGGGCTTCCGGTCGCGAAGTTCGGGTCGCCTGAGATCCGGCGCGAGCTTCTTCCGCCGCTTTGCACGGGCGAGAAGATCCTCACTGCCGCGCTGATAGAGGCTGGGACAGACCCGACCCGTCCGCTGACCACCGCGCACCGAGAAGGGGCCGGGTGGATCCTCCATGGCACCAAGATCTGCGTGGCGGCTGGCTCTGTCGCCGACGAAGTTCTCGTGCCGGCCGCGACAGGCGAGGGGGAGGTCAGCATCTTAGTAGTCGACCCATCCGCGCCGGGTGTGAGCCTCACCCGACTGGAGACGACGACGGGCATCCCCGAAGCCCGGTTCGACTTTGACGGCGTGACAGTCACCGGCGATCGGATCCTCGGCGGTCAAGGCGCCGGCCGTGAGATCCTGGAGTGGCTGTTGCCTCGCGCGACCGCCGGTCTTTGTTCCCTGATGGCCGGTACATGCAAGGCCGCGGTCGATCTCACCGCGACATATGCCGCCAGCCGCCAGCAGTTCGGGCGCGTGATCGCCACCTTCCAGGCAGTGGGCCAGCGAGCCGCTGACGCGTACATCGACGCCGAGGCGGTCCAGCTCACCGCCCGCCAGGCTGTGTGGCGGCTATCGGACGGCCGGCAGGCCGACGAGCAGGTGGCGATCGCCAAGTTCTGGGCCGCCGAGGGCGGACAGCGCGTTGTGCACGCCGCACAGCACATCCACGGCGGCGTCGGAGTCGATCGCTCGTACCCGCTCCACCGCTACTTCCTCGCGGCGAAGCAACTCGAGCTGACGCTCGGGGGCGCGACGGCCAGCCTCGTCAGTTTGGGAGAGATGATGGCAGCGAGGCCGGCATGA
- a CDS encoding acyl-CoA dehydrogenase family protein translates to MYLAYTDEQESLRRELRSYYERLLTPEVEAELAASHGVGPALRRVVRQMGEDGWLGIGWPTQYGGQGRSAIEQFVFFDESMRAGAPVPMLTINTVGPTIMNFGTDEQKAHFLPKILKGEIHFCIGYTEPGAGTDLAALVTSAVRDGEEYVINGQKVFTSLAGGADYIWLAARTDPEAKKHKGISIFAVPMDTPGISLTPMHLLSEHDINQTYFDDVRVPASALVGGENNGWTLITNQLNHERVTLCSPGIIERTLAEVHQWAQENKLADGSRVIDQQWVQLNLARVRARLEFLRLMNWKVAWTATQGRLDVADASSVKVFGTEFYLEAFRLLFEIIGERGYLRDGSPDSVRGHLERSYRSLLILTFGGGTNEIQRDLIATFGLGFPRASR, encoded by the coding sequence GTGTATCTCGCGTACACCGACGAGCAGGAGAGCCTCAGGCGCGAGCTCCGCTCCTACTACGAACGGCTGCTGACGCCTGAGGTCGAGGCCGAACTCGCAGCCAGCCACGGCGTCGGCCCGGCGCTACGCCGGGTCGTTCGCCAGATGGGCGAGGACGGATGGCTCGGGATCGGCTGGCCGACGCAGTACGGCGGCCAGGGCCGGTCGGCAATCGAGCAGTTCGTCTTCTTCGACGAGTCGATGCGCGCCGGCGCCCCGGTACCGATGCTGACCATCAACACCGTCGGCCCGACGATCATGAACTTCGGGACCGACGAGCAGAAGGCGCACTTCCTGCCCAAGATCCTCAAAGGCGAGATCCACTTCTGCATCGGCTACACCGAGCCGGGCGCAGGGACCGATCTCGCGGCTCTGGTGACCTCGGCCGTGCGCGACGGCGAGGAGTACGTCATCAACGGCCAGAAGGTATTCACCAGCCTCGCCGGCGGCGCGGACTACATCTGGCTTGCTGCACGCACCGACCCCGAGGCCAAGAAGCACAAGGGGATATCGATCTTCGCGGTGCCGATGGACACGCCGGGGATCTCGTTGACGCCGATGCACCTCCTGAGCGAGCACGACATCAACCAGACCTACTTCGACGACGTCAGGGTCCCCGCCAGCGCTCTCGTGGGAGGCGAGAACAACGGCTGGACCCTGATCACCAACCAGCTCAACCACGAGCGGGTGACGCTCTGCTCGCCCGGGATCATCGAGAGGACCCTGGCCGAGGTCCACCAGTGGGCACAGGAGAACAAGCTCGCAGACGGGTCGCGGGTGATCGACCAGCAGTGGGTACAACTGAACCTGGCTCGCGTGAGGGCGCGCCTCGAGTTCCTGAGGCTCATGAACTGGAAGGTCGCCTGGACCGCTACGCAGGGAAGGCTCGACGTGGCGGACGCGTCCAGCGTCAAGGTGTTCGGGACCGAGTTCTACCTCGAGGCCTTCCGGCTCCTGTTCGAGATCATCGGTGAGCGCGGCTACTTGCGCGATGGTTCCCCGGACTCGGTGCGCGGCCACCTCGAGCGCTCCTACCGCAGTCTCCTCATCCTCACCTTCGGCGGCGGCACCAACGAGATCCAGCGCGACCTCATCGCGACTTTCGGCCTCGGCTTCCCCCGGGCGTCCAGGTAG
- a CDS encoding acyl-CoA synthetase, which produces MEANLADLFEFAVDHFGDREYIVAEGKRRTYAEMEARANRLAHYLAEQGVGPGDHVGIYALNSVEWVEALWAIFKLRAVWININYRYVADELRYIFTNADLVGLIHAREFCPRVAEVEDVLGGLRFTLVIEDGSGHQDVRSDAVDYEKALASQSPDRDFDARSGDDRYILYTGGTTGMPKGVVWRQEDVFYALGGGINAMTNERVADPGDLTRNAAAGSPLTFLPVAPLMHGASQWGVMGQSFSGNKIVLVARFDAKRVWRLVEQERVNSLFITGDAMGRPLVEALDEPGASYDTSSLVSISSTAAVFSPSVKEDFFHHFPNLYMTDSIGSSEGGANGVSFVTPGSTAMKGGPTVKSLRDTVVLDENGRILEPGSGVIGKVARTGNIPIGYYKDPVKTAETFLTIDGVRYAVPGDFATVEADGTLTLLGRGSVSINSGGEKIFPEEVEAALKAHPAVFDATVVGAPDERWGQCVAAVVQVRPGQDVSLEELQAHCRTRIAGYKIPRQLNVVDEIRRSPSGKPDYQWAKEVVAGP; this is translated from the coding sequence GTGGAGGCGAACCTGGCTGATCTGTTCGAGTTCGCGGTCGACCATTTCGGGGACCGCGAGTACATCGTCGCCGAGGGCAAGCGGCGGACTTACGCGGAGATGGAGGCCAGGGCCAACCGCCTGGCGCATTATCTGGCGGAGCAAGGGGTGGGGCCGGGCGACCACGTGGGCATCTACGCGCTGAACTCGGTCGAGTGGGTCGAGGCCCTGTGGGCGATCTTCAAGCTTCGCGCCGTGTGGATCAACATCAACTACCGGTACGTGGCGGACGAGCTGCGTTACATCTTCACGAACGCCGACCTCGTCGGGCTGATCCACGCCCGCGAGTTCTGCCCGCGCGTCGCGGAGGTGGAGGACGTCCTCGGCGGTTTGCGCTTCACCTTGGTGATCGAGGACGGCTCCGGCCATCAGGACGTGCGCTCCGACGCTGTCGACTACGAGAAGGCACTCGCGTCGCAGTCACCCGATCGCGACTTCGATGCGCGCTCGGGCGACGATCGGTACATCCTCTACACGGGCGGCACAACCGGGATGCCGAAGGGTGTCGTCTGGCGCCAAGAAGACGTCTTCTACGCCCTGGGTGGCGGCATCAATGCCATGACCAACGAGCGCGTCGCCGACCCGGGCGACCTGACCCGCAATGCGGCGGCCGGGTCTCCTCTCACGTTCTTGCCGGTCGCGCCTCTCATGCACGGAGCGAGCCAGTGGGGCGTGATGGGCCAGAGCTTCTCGGGCAACAAGATCGTGCTCGTGGCTCGTTTCGACGCCAAACGGGTCTGGCGCCTGGTGGAGCAGGAGAGAGTGAACTCGTTGTTCATCACCGGCGACGCGATGGGCCGTCCACTCGTCGAGGCACTCGACGAGCCAGGCGCTTCGTATGACACCTCGTCGTTGGTGTCGATCAGCTCGACGGCGGCTGTCTTCTCGCCCTCGGTGAAGGAAGACTTCTTCCACCACTTCCCCAACCTCTACATGACCGACTCGATCGGCAGCTCCGAGGGCGGGGCGAACGGTGTGTCCTTTGTGACCCCGGGCAGCACAGCCATGAAGGGCGGTCCGACGGTTAAGAGCCTCCGGGACACGGTCGTGCTGGACGAGAACGGCCGCATCCTCGAACCAGGGTCGGGGGTGATAGGCAAGGTTGCCCGAACCGGGAACATCCCGATCGGCTACTACAAGGACCCCGTCAAGACAGCAGAGACCTTCCTGACGATCGACGGGGTGCGCTACGCGGTGCCGGGCGACTTCGCGACTGTCGAAGCGGATGGGACGCTCACGCTGCTCGGGCGCGGCTCGGTTTCGATCAACTCCGGCGGCGAGAAGATCTTCCCCGAGGAAGTCGAGGCCGCGCTCAAGGCCCACCCTGCGGTGTTCGACGCCACGGTCGTCGGGGCGCCGGACGAGCGCTGGGGCCAGTGCGTCGCCGCGGTAGTGCAGGTCAGGCCGGGCCAGGACGTGTCGCTCGAGGAGCTACAGGCCCACTGCAGGACGCGCATCGCCGGCTACAAGATCCCGCGCCAGCTCAACGTGGTCGACGAGATAAGGCGCTCGCCGAGCGGGAAGCCCGACTATCAGTGGGCAAAGGAAGTCGTCGCCGGGCCCTAG
- a CDS encoding TetR family transcriptional regulator, with product MSSPRPAVDTEPGDERALPPKGERLSANQAERRRRMVAAAVELASEGGYEVVQMRDVAARAKVALGTIYRYFESKDQMLAAALVDWTSELERRLEQRPPSGETAEERVVEVVRRASAAVERNQMISSALVTAVASPDPGIGRYQGEVHEILIRIFDRALSGVEPARRDAVVRILCNVWFTALIGWVHGWRAVASIGEELEFAARFLLSGEAKPR from the coding sequence GTGAGCTCACCACGCCCCGCCGTGGACACAGAGCCCGGGGACGAGCGAGCGCTTCCTCCCAAAGGTGAGCGTCTCTCCGCGAACCAGGCCGAACGCCGCCGCCGGATGGTGGCCGCCGCGGTGGAGCTCGCGTCCGAGGGAGGCTACGAGGTCGTGCAGATGCGCGACGTGGCGGCGCGGGCGAAGGTGGCTCTGGGAACGATCTACCGATACTTCGAGTCCAAAGACCAGATGCTCGCGGCCGCGTTGGTGGATTGGACCTCTGAATTGGAGCGGCGGCTCGAGCAGCGGCCTCCCTCGGGGGAGACCGCTGAGGAGCGGGTGGTGGAGGTGGTCCGCCGCGCGAGCGCGGCCGTCGAGCGCAACCAGATGATCAGCTCTGCGCTGGTCACGGCGGTCGCGAGCCCCGATCCGGGGATCGGTCGCTACCAGGGAGAGGTTCATGAGATCCTCATCCGGATCTTCGACCGGGCCCTGTCAGGCGTGGAGCCAGCCCGGCGCGACGCGGTGGTGCGGATCCTCTGCAACGTGTGGTTCACGGCGCTGATCGGATGGGTTCACGGATGGCGCGCCGTGGCGAGCATCGGCGAGGAACTCGAGTTCGCCGCCAGGTTCCTTCTGTCCGGGGAGGCGAAGCCGCGCTAG
- a CDS encoding SDR family NAD(P)-dependent oxidoreductase: MSRFAGKTAIVTGAASGIGRATAIRLGSEGAAVACLDMAAQAVEATAATIADTGGRAAGFACDVSEPDSVAEAVERAVSAYGQPDVVCNIAGIGRFYHSVDMAAGDWDRIIGVNLTGTFLVCQAALRHMLDRGGVIVNTASTSGVMAQPYQAAYCASKGGVVMLTKALAIEYWDRKVRINAICPGGVDTPIIKDFADLPEGADMNRLTRYMSPMGFCQPEDLASLFAYVASDEAHYMTGSIVTMDGGITL, encoded by the coding sequence GTGAGCCGCTTCGCCGGCAAGACCGCCATCGTCACCGGAGCTGCTTCAGGGATAGGCCGGGCAACTGCGATCCGGTTGGGGTCCGAAGGGGCCGCGGTGGCGTGTCTGGACATGGCAGCACAGGCGGTCGAAGCCACTGCAGCGACCATCGCCGACACTGGCGGCCGCGCCGCCGGCTTCGCGTGCGACGTCTCCGAGCCCGACAGCGTCGCCGAGGCGGTCGAACGCGCAGTATCCGCGTACGGGCAGCCCGACGTGGTCTGCAACATCGCAGGGATAGGGCGCTTCTACCACAGCGTCGACATGGCAGCCGGCGATTGGGACCGGATCATCGGGGTCAACCTGACCGGGACGTTCCTGGTGTGCCAGGCGGCTCTCCGGCACATGCTCGACCGGGGTGGCGTGATCGTCAACACGGCGTCCACGTCGGGCGTGATGGCCCAGCCGTACCAGGCGGCGTACTGCGCGTCGAAGGGCGGGGTGGTGATGCTCACCAAGGCTCTCGCAATCGAGTACTGGGACCGCAAGGTCAGGATCAACGCCATCTGCCCGGGTGGCGTGGACACACCGATCATCAAGGACTTCGCCGACCTGCCCGAGGGGGCGGACATGAACCGGCTGACCCGGTACATGTCCCCGATGGGGTTCTGCCAGCCGGAGGACCTGGCCTCCCTGTTCGCCTACGTGGCGTCCGACGAGGCGCACTACATGACGGGATCGATCGTGACCATGGACGGCGGGATCACGTTGTGA
- a CDS encoding cytochrome P450, producing MGALEDEVSSQLLLPPGFDVTDPDLIETGVPYGEFAKLRTAAPVAWNAQRRGIGGFDDEGFWLVTRHAEVREVSLKPEVYSSWENTAVVRFMEGISRDEIEMQRLMMLNVDPPDHTKLRRIVSRGFTPRAIRMIEEALSARAEAIVKEAVSRGSGNFVTEVAAELPLQAIAEIIGVPQEERAKIFDWSNQMIAYDDPEYDIDPVVASAELINYAMALGQDRTENPRDDIVTKLVSADVDGRGLTSDEFAFFVLLLAVAGNETTRNAITHGMMGFFQFPDQWELYKAERPATTADEVVRWATPVIVFQRTALEDTTLGGVEVKRGQRVGICYSAANFDPEVFDEPERFDIARDPNPHLGFGGGGPHYCLGANLAKMEINLMFNAIADHMPSVAPAGPARRLRSAWINGIKELPVRYAP from the coding sequence TTGGGAGCGCTGGAGGACGAGGTGAGCTCGCAGCTGTTGTTGCCCCCTGGATTCGACGTCACCGACCCCGACCTGATCGAAACGGGCGTCCCGTACGGGGAGTTCGCCAAGCTCCGCACCGCCGCGCCCGTCGCATGGAACGCGCAGCGGCGCGGCATCGGCGGGTTCGACGACGAGGGTTTCTGGTTGGTCACCCGGCACGCCGAGGTGCGCGAGGTCTCTCTGAAGCCGGAGGTGTACTCGAGCTGGGAGAACACAGCGGTCGTCAGGTTCATGGAGGGGATCTCGCGCGACGAGATCGAGATGCAGCGCCTGATGATGCTCAACGTCGATCCCCCCGACCACACCAAGCTGCGGCGGATCGTCTCGCGCGGTTTCACCCCCAGGGCGATCCGGATGATCGAGGAGGCCCTTTCGGCGCGCGCCGAGGCGATCGTCAAGGAAGCTGTCTCGCGTGGGAGCGGCAACTTCGTGACAGAAGTGGCCGCGGAGCTCCCGCTGCAGGCGATCGCCGAGATCATCGGAGTGCCTCAGGAGGAACGGGCGAAGATCTTCGACTGGTCGAACCAGATGATCGCCTACGACGATCCCGAGTACGACATCGATCCGGTCGTCGCGTCCGCCGAGCTGATCAACTACGCGATGGCGCTGGGCCAGGACCGTACGGAGAATCCCCGCGACGACATCGTGACCAAGCTCGTATCCGCCGATGTCGACGGCCGGGGTCTCACCTCCGACGAGTTCGCATTCTTCGTGCTGCTTCTGGCGGTGGCCGGCAACGAGACCACCCGCAACGCGATCACTCACGGGATGATGGGCTTCTTCCAGTTCCCGGACCAGTGGGAGCTCTACAAGGCCGAACGGCCGGCGACCACCGCAGACGAGGTCGTGCGTTGGGCAACGCCCGTGATCGTGTTCCAGCGAACCGCCCTGGAGGACACGACTCTGGGAGGCGTCGAGGTCAAGAGGGGCCAGCGGGTCGGCATCTGCTACAGCGCCGCCAACTTCGACCCCGAGGTGTTCGACGAACCGGAGCGCTTCGACATAGCCCGGGACCCCAACCCCCACCTCGGTTTCGGCGGCGGCGGCCCTCATTACTGCCTCGGGGCGAACCTCGCCAAGATGGAGATCAACCTGATGTTCAACGCCATCGCGGACCATATGCCCTCGGTGGCCCCGGCAGGTCCGGCGAGGCGCCTGCGCTCGGCGTGGATCAACGGCATCAAGGAGCTCCCCGTCAGGTACGCCCCGTGA